In Chrysoperla carnea chromosome 2, inChrCarn1.1, whole genome shotgun sequence, the following proteins share a genomic window:
- the LOC123292265 gene encoding (11Z)-hexadec-11-enoyl-CoA conjugase-like, producing the protein MAPNIVTSTDTDGKIIYKKPAQHSNIKEHNLEDVANHNIDNKSAPKDYSKMLPAEIGTDWSFKREIVWFNAIGFLILHLAAIYGFYLGFTSAHILTSLWSLAISFASGEGVTIGAHRMYSHKAFRGHFLTRLALVILHTIAGQNCMYIWVRDHRQHHKYSDTDADPHNATRGFFFSHIGWLMSRKHPAVIAKGKSIDMSDLEADPIIMIQKIFYKPLYLVFAVALPVAIPVYFWGENYWNSFFVAYMARYILELNITWLVNSGAHAWGNKPYDKDMLPGESKIVGYLAFGEGWHNYHHAFPWDYRAAELGIRYSPTTMIIDILAFLGLATDLKTTSDSLIKKRSLRTGDGTHPLYSKGVLKEMDVADEGDIDLKGRVTNYDSNDNLDTEEVKLVERGY; encoded by the exons atggCTCCAAATATTGTAACCAGTACTGATAcagatggaaaaataatttataagaaaccAGCACAACATTCTAACATAAAAGAACACAATTTAGAAGATGTCGCGAAtcataatattgataataaatccGCACCTAAAGATTATTCCAAAATGTTACCAGCTGAAATTGGTACAGATTGGTCGTTTAAACGTGAAATTGTATGGTTTAATGCaattggttttttaatattacatttagcGGCTATTTATGGATTTTATCTAGGATTTACTAGTGCACACATATTAACATCATTATGGA GTCTTGCAATATCATTCGCATCAGGTGAAGGTGTCACAATTGGAGCCCATAGAATGTATTCACATAAAGCTTTCAGAGGGCACTTTCTCACGCGATTAGCACTTGTAATTTTACATACAATTGCTGGACAA AATTGCATGTACATTTGGGTACGTGATCATCGTCAACATCATAAATATAGTGATACAGACGCTGATCCACATAATGCCACTCGTGGATTCTTCTTTTCACATATTGGTTGGTTAATGTCACGTAAACATCCAGCTGTAATTGCTAAAGGCAAATCCATTGATATGTCAGATCTAGAAGCTGATCCTATAATAATGATCCAAAAAAT ATTTTACAAACCCTTATATTTAGTATTTGCCGTTGCATTACCAGTAGCAATTCCAGTATATTTTTGGGGTGAAAATTATTGGAATTCATTCTTTGTAGCATATATGGCACGTTATATATTAGAATTGAATATTACATGGCTAGTGAACAGTGGAGCACATGCTTGGGGTAATAAACCTTATGACAA agATATGCTACCTGGTGAAAGTAAAATTGTCGGTTATCTTGCATTCGGCGAAGGTTGGCACAACTATCATCATGCATTCCCATGGGATTATCGTGCAGCTGAATTAGGTATCCGGTACAGCCCAACAACAATGATTATTGACATTTTAGCATTTTTGGGCTTAGCCActgatttaaaaacaacaagCGATTCGTTAATTAAAAAACGTAGTCTACGTACTGGTGATGGAACGCATCCTTTATATTCGAAAGGAGTATTAAAAGAAATGGATGTAGCAGATGAAGGTGATATCGATTTAAAAGGACGTGTCACAAATTATGATAGTAATGATAATCTTGATACTGAAGAGGTTAAACTAGTTGAAAGAGGTtattaa
- the LOC123291495 gene encoding plasma kallikrein-like: MKAFLLEFFIGLILVKNSVEFSNSDCGIINTNPITDPIPGKIVGGYDVGYYKYPWFVGLQAKYGKIFSCGGTLITRQHVLSAAHCFVPNYQPPEKIYDYYLGVTDNCKREEHKDRIKKFTSKSVVVHEKYSKDGVVYDIALITLDEKAYEFTPICLPFKVSLPRISREALIIGYGLRIPDNSSSLACELQEARILIYPYSTCESMLEGHEIKTEHKDTLICAGYIKGTIDSCQGDSGGPLQIMGQNNRMILKGITSFGWGCAEEDSLGFYTDVSKYMNWIVSKVNGPKYPGYYTNYWPYSYYQYLQWFQQPKNVD; this comes from the exons ATGAAAGCATTTTTATTAGAGTTCTTTATCGGAttaattttagtgaaaaatagtgttgaattttcaaatt ctGATTGTGGAATCATCAACACAAATCCAATTACTGACCCAATCCCTGGCAAAATTGTCGGTGGTTATGATGTTGGATATTATAAGTATCCATGGTTTGTTGGATTACAggcaaaatatggaaaaatctTTTCTTGTGGTGGGACTTTAATTACCAGACAACATGTGTTATCAGCAGCCCATTGTTTTGTACC GAATTATCAACCACCagaaaaaatttacgattaTTATTTAGGTGTAACGGATAATTGTAAGCGTGAGGAACATAAAGATCGAATCAAAAAATTCACATCAAAATCAGTTGTTGTACATGAAAAATACTCAAAAGATGGAGTTGTCTACGATATTGCTTTAATCACTTTAGACGAAAAAGCATATGAGTTTACTCCAATTTGTTTGCCATTTAAAG tttctcTACCACGAATATCACGTGAAGCTTTAATTATTGGATATGGATTGCGAATACCTGATAATTCATCGTCACTAGCATGTGAGTTACAAGAAGCTAGAATTCTGATCTATCCATACAGCACATGTGAGTCAATGTTGGAGGGTCATGAAATTAAAACAGAGCATAAGGATACCTTAATATGTGCTGGTTATATAAAAGGAACAATTGATTCTTGCCAG GGAGATAGTGGAGGCCCATTACAAATTATGGGACAAAACAATCGAATGATATTAAAAG gaATAACATCGTTTGGTTGGGGTTGTGCCGAAGAAGATTCGTTAGGTTTTTACACAGATGTTAGCAAATATATGAACTGGATTGTATCCAAAGTAAATGGGCCTAAATATCCGGgatactatacaaattattggcCCTATagttattatcaatatttacaatg gtTCCAACAACCCAAAAATGTTgattaa
- the LOC123291497 gene encoding transmembrane protease serine 13-like yields MLKKSNKVNCGATLITNFHLLTAAHCYFGYFDHNDLYNVIIGVYNICEIPNPAQVFGTAEVIIHENYAYQQPFFDIAIIRTDRSALLFPKICLPSNSVQVTPVTEVIGFGMTSPTSEKLSCALQVAPVTIYTRQECLNQSKLTRQDVASGTFCAGNLAGKTDTCQGDSGGPLVYRVNGRYYLLGKPSCL; encoded by the exons atgttaaaaaaatcaaataaagtaAACTGTGGAGCAACattgataacaaattttcacCTTCTAACCGCTGCTCATTGTTATTTTgg GTATTTTGACCATAACGATTTATACAATGTAATAATAGGAGtatataatatttgtgaaataCCTAATCCGGCCCAAGTATTTGGTACTGCTGAAGTGATAATACATGAAAATTATGCATATCAACAACCATTTTTTGATATTGCAATAATACGCACAGATCGTTCTGCACTTTTGtttccaaaaatatgtttacCATCAAATT CTGTGCAAGTAACCCCTGTTACTGAAGTAATTGGATTTGGTATGACTTCACCAACATCTGAGAAATTATCGTGTGCATTACAAGTAGCTCCTGTAACTATATACACACGGCAAGAATGTTTGAATCAGTCCAAATTAACAAGGCAAGACGTTGCATCTGGAACATTTTGTGCAGGAAATCTAGCTGGTAAAACAGATACATGTCAG GGAGATAGCGGTGGACCATTAGTTTACAGAGTAAATGgacgatattatttattaggtaaacCTAGTTGTTTATAG
- the LOC123292263 gene encoding ATP-binding cassette sub-family C member 4-like has product MNSVTYAGKSHPKPSANIISRLTFGWLVKLFYKGYRKTLELRDIYETQDHNKSEVVGDKLEANWKLELIKSEKNPKYEPSLLKALIKTFYCSMILEFIFVLIIECVFRVLSPFILGKLLIYFNEIDPETNSMSTNVYYTAGFLLLNSTLNAFFVNHSNKQRVLLGMRFRIACCSLLYRKILRLNQSALSQTSVGQITNLLSNDVNRFDMLFAFIYYFPIVPFQVALITYLLWESVNYAAFAGVLLLALQTIPVQGYVGKISAKLRLRIANLTDSRVVLMNEIVSGIQVLKMYAWEKPFEEFVRLARLKEVNIIRIASYIKGLNSASMVFTERTTIFVAAVTFTYMGNVITADKAFAMAQYFNILQCTLALYYPTAILLGAEVMVSIRRLETFFLLEEQEITKADSTTKIPTKGETKTGEINIKNMTASWIKGSPILHNITTKIRPGELCAIIGPVGSGKSSLLNTILSEIIPNDGTINVNGVVSYSCQEPWLFVGSVRNNILFGLPYDRRKYQKVVQACSLKQDFIQFPYGDRTVIGDKGASLSGGQKARINLARAVYRSADIYLLDDPLSAVDTHVGKHLFQECIETFLHGTTRILVTHQIQHLQKVNHIIVMQNGKIEAEGSYAELMSQKLEFIKYLDNADEENEESKKEEEERIIPKFTRQNTEYAIGRPSSVIENMPMSEEEMESGTLDTQLYFDYFRAGGNICQRLILILILILSQVICSANDYWLSYWTSLEQKRYDDFNPKIVDVNGTILPSDLSDTKYNYDYDDSSFGLLSTNEAVYIYASLIALVILATSVRSVYFYRICMNASINLHNTMFNKLLQAPMRFFDKNPIGRILNRFSKDTGAVDELLPKALIDSTQIFSVMVGILVLISVVNPILLIPTAILLISFIKIRTVFISTAQDLKRLEGIARSPVFSHSSSTLSGLTTIRACNAQDALQTEFDLHQDLHTSTWYLFVVTGVALGLWVDLLCVLFLAVVMFSFIIAGNLIFSASNMGLALSQCMILINMVQYGIKQSVEVVCQMTSVERMLQYTKLETEGPFETSKDKTLRNTWPEKGDLRFDKLYMKYDENEPAILKNLNLNIKPTEKVGIVGRTGAGKSSLISSLFHLSIIDGDIIIDGINIKDVGLQDLRSRISIIPQQPVLFSASMRFNLDPFNLYTDGALWEALEEVELKDSVPSLDFKIQSGGTNFSIGQRQLICLARAILKQNKILVLDEATANVDPQTDGFIQETIREKFANCTVLTIAHRLNTIMDSDKVLVMDTGEMAEYDHPYKLLQNKKGIFYSLVEQTGVSMSEHLYNVAKESFMKKFGLPVEENTSPDFVGYPDDTSSTISTDDNYTNENPTTHL; this is encoded by the exons ATGGCTGGtaaaattattctacaaaggTTATCGAAAAACATTAGAATTACGTGACATATACGAAACACAAGATCACAATAAATCTGAAGTAGTCGGCGATAAACTTGAAGC AAATTGGAAATTAGAACTAATTAAAAgcgaaaaaaatccaaaatatgaACCCAGCTTGTTAAAAGCTTTAATCAAAACGTTTTATTGTTCAATGATAttagaatttatatttgttttgattattGAATGCGTTTTTCG TGTATTATCACCATTTATATTAGgaaaattgttaatatattttaatgaaatcgaTCCAGAAACAAATTCAATGAGTACGAATGTATATTATACGGCAGGattcttattattaaattcaacattaaatgcattttttgttaatcaTTCAAATAAACAACGTGTATTATTGGGTATGCGATTCCGTATTGCATGCTGTTCACTTTTATATCGAAAG ATACTACGCTTAAATCAATCAGCTCTGAGCCAAACATCCGTTGgacaaattacaaatttactATCAAATGACGTCAATCGTTTTGATATGTTATTcgcatttatatattattttccaataGTGCCATTTCAAGTAGccttaattacatatttattatgggAAAGTGTGAACTATGCTGCATTCGCTGGTGTTTTACTTTTAGCATTACAAACTATACCCGTTCAAG GATACGTGGGGAAAATAAGCGCTAAACTTCGGTTACGAATAGCTAATTTAACAGATAGCAGAGTAGTTTTGATGAATGAAATTGTGTCTGGAATACaagtattaaaaatgtatgcatGGGAGAAACCATTTGAAGAATTTGTTCGCTTAGCTAGATTGAAGGAAGTTAATATAATTCGTATTGCTTCCTATATAAAAGGTTTAAACTCCGCAAGTATGGTATTTACTGAACGTACAACAATTTTTGTGGCCGCCGTAACATTTACATATATGGGAAATGTAATAACCGCAGATAAAGCTTTTGCTATGGcccaatattttaatattttacaatgtacTCTGGCCTTATATTATCCTACGGCAATTCTACTGGGTGCAGAAGTAATGGTATCCATTCGTCGTTTGGAAACATTCTTCTTATTGGAAGAACAAGAAATTACTAAAGCCGATTCGACCACGAAAATTCCCACAAAAGGTGAAACAAAAACGggtgaaattaatataaaaaatatgacagCTTCTTGGATAAAAGGTTCTccaattttacataatattacaacaaaaattcGTCCTGGTGAATTATGTGCGATTATTGGTCCTGTTGGATCTGGAAAAAGTTCtctattaaatacaattttatcagAAATAATACCAAATGATGGTACAATTAATGTGAATGGAGTAGTATCGTACAGTTGTCAAGAGCCTTGGTTATTTGTGGGCTCAGTAcgaaataatatactttttggatTACCATATGATCGCCGAAAATACCAAAAAGTTGTACAAGCTTGTTCTTTAAAACAGGACTTTATACAATTTCCATATGGTGATCGAACCGTTATTGGTGATAAAGGTGCGTCATTGAGTGGTGGCCAAAAGGCAAGAATTAATTTGGCAAGAGCAGTTTATCGAAGTGCGGATATCTATCTATTAGATGATCCATTATCCGCAGTTGATACACATGTTGGTAAACATTTATTCCAAGAAtgtattgaaacatttttacacgGAACCACTCGCATTTTGGTCACACATCAAATTCAACATTTGCAAAAAGTTAATCATATTATTGTTATGCAAAAT ggaAAAATTGAAGCTGAAGGATCATATGCAGAATTAATGTCGCAGaaattagaatttataaaatatttagataacgCTGATGAGGAAAATGAGGAATCGAAGAAAGAAGAGGAAGAAAGAATTATTCCGAAGTTTACCAGACAAAATACGGAA tatgcAATTGGACGTCCATCTTCAGTGATAGAAAATATGCCAATGTCTGAAGAAGAAATGGAAAGTGGTACATTGGATACTCAATTGTATTTTGATTACTTTAGGGCTGGAGGTAATATTTGCCAACGACTCATTCTGATCTTGATCTTGATTCTTTCGCAAGTTATTTGTAGTGCTAATGATTATTGGCTATCGTATTG GACAAGTTTAGAACAAAAACGCTATGAtgattttaatccaaaaattgtTGATGTCAATGGTACAATTCTACCATCGGATCTAAGTGATACAAAATACAACTATGATTACGATGATAGTTCATTTGGTTTGTTATCAACAAATGAAGCTGTTTACATTTATGCAAGTTTAATAGCTCTTGTGATCCTGGCAACATCTGTACgttctgtatatttttatagaatatgtATGAATGCATCCATCAACTTACATAATACAatgtttaataaacttttacaaGCACCAATGCGTTTCTTTGATAAGAATCCAATTGGACGTATTCTAAATCGGTTTTCGAAAGATACTGGTGCTGTGGATGAATTATTACCAAAAGCATTAATTGATAGTACACAA aTATTTTCAGTAATGGTTGGTATTTTAGTGCTTATTTCGGTTGTAAATCCAATCTTATTAATACCTACAGCAATTTTGTtgataagttttatcaaaattcgtACAGTTTTTATAAGTACCGCACAAGATTTAAAGCGCTTAGAAGGCATTG CTAGAAGTCCAGTATTTTCACATTCCAGTTCAACTTTGAGTGGATTGACAACAATTCGTGCATGTAATGCTCAAGACGCTCTACAAACTGAATTTGATTTACATCAAGACTTACACACTTCAACATGGTATTTATTTGTGGTAACTGGTGTAGCTTTAGGTCTTTGGGTTGATCTTTTATGCGTATTATTTTTGGCCGTTGTTATGTTCAGTTTTATTATAGCTGGAAATT taattttttctgCAAGTAACATGGGTTTGGCATTATCACAATGTATGATTCTCATCAATATGGTTCAATATGGTATTAAACAATCAGTGGAAGTTGTATGTCAAATGACCAGTGTTGAACGTATGCTACAATATACAAAACTTGAaactgaaggtccatttgagaCATCAAAAG acaAAACGTTACGTAACACATGGCCAGAAAAAGGTGATTTACGATTTGATAAATTGTATATGAAGTACGATGAAAACGAACCagcaatattgaaaaatttgaatttgaatataaaacccACTGAAAAG GTTGGTATTGTTGGACGAACTGGCGCTGGAAAATCATCCTTAATATCGTccttatttcatttatcaattattGATGGTGATATAATTATCGATGGTATTAATATAAAAGATGTTGGATTACAAGATTTGCGGTCACGTATTTCAATTATTCCACAACAGCCAGTATTATTTAGTGCAAGCATGAGATTCAATTTAGATCCATTTAACTTATACACAGATGGTGCTTTATGGGAAGCATTAGAAGAAGTTGAATTAAAGGATTCAGTACCAAgtttagattttaaaatacaaagtgGTGGAACTAATTTTAGTATTGGTCAACGTCAATTGATATGTTTAGCTCGTGCCATTTtgaagcaaaataaaatattagttttggaTGAAGCCACAGCTAATGTGGATCCACA AACTGATGGTTTTATTCAAGAAACAATTCGTGAAAAATTTGCTAACTGTACAGTATTAACAATTGCTCATCGTTTAAATACAATTATGGATTCAGATAAGGTATTAGTTATGGATACTGGAGAAATGGCAGAATATGATCAtccatataaattattacaaaataaaaagggAATATTCTACAGTTTAGTGGAGCAAACTGGTGTATCAATGAGTGAACATTTGTATAATGTTGCCAAAGaaagtttcatgaaaaaatttggaCTTCCTGTTGAAGAGAATACATCGCCAGACTTTGTTGGCTACCCTGATGATACCTCTAGCACTATTTCTACTGACgataattatacaaatgaaaatCCTACAACACACCTGTAA